In Sebaldella sp. S0638, one genomic interval encodes:
- a CDS encoding molybdopterin molybdotransferase MoeA, with protein sequence MKLFKIADLEEVIKVLEEQKQENIYDEIPIEESLGRILFENIMSDINIPHFDRSTVDGYAINHKSVNGASEMMPIITKVAEKIKMNSIPEKEIKIGESSYIPTGGMMPKGADSVVMVEYTEKLSENDILMGKTVSPLENVNSIGEDIEKGELVLEAFRKIKAYDMGLLAALGIKNIKVHKKLKVGIISTGDEIIEYYEMPLPGQVRNSNSLSLCGMTERAGAVPYNFGIIKDDEEEIKSTLNEALSKCDIVLISGGSSVGERDHTISAIESIEGSEVLIHGIAIKPGKPTIIAKSGDKMIFGLPGNPFAVLVIFRTLIEKYINRFSEKDKFITALFDTNYHKAMGRSEFLPVKLEERDSETYALPLRVKSSSVAVLAKADGFIIIEKDKEGVSSGEKIKVYEL encoded by the coding sequence ATGAAATTATTCAAAATAGCAGATTTAGAAGAAGTAATAAAGGTTTTGGAAGAGCAGAAACAGGAAAATATTTATGATGAAATACCTATAGAGGAATCTTTGGGACGAATTTTATTTGAAAATATAATGTCGGATATTAATATTCCTCATTTTGACAGATCTACGGTAGACGGGTATGCAATTAATCATAAATCAGTAAACGGTGCTTCCGAAATGATGCCTATTATTACAAAAGTAGCAGAAAAAATAAAGATGAACAGTATTCCCGAAAAGGAAATAAAAATAGGTGAAAGCTCGTATATACCAACAGGGGGAATGATGCCGAAAGGTGCAGATTCTGTAGTTATGGTGGAATATACGGAAAAATTATCAGAAAATGACATTCTTATGGGAAAAACTGTAAGCCCTCTTGAAAATGTAAATTCAATTGGTGAAGATATAGAGAAGGGAGAATTAGTATTAGAAGCATTTCGTAAAATAAAGGCATATGATATGGGACTTTTGGCAGCTTTGGGAATAAAAAATATAAAAGTACATAAAAAGCTCAAAGTGGGAATAATTTCCACAGGAGACGAAATAATAGAATATTATGAAATGCCCTTACCCGGACAGGTAAGAAATAGTAATTCTCTGTCACTCTGCGGAATGACAGAAAGAGCAGGAGCTGTTCCGTATAATTTTGGAATAATAAAAGATGATGAAGAAGAAATAAAAAGTACTCTGAATGAAGCACTTTCCAAGTGTGATATAGTACTGATATCAGGAGGCAGCTCTGTAGGTGAAAGAGACCATACAATCAGCGCAATAGAAAGTATAGAAGGGTCAGAAGTGCTGATACACGGTATAGCAATAAAACCGGGGAAACCCACTATTATAGCCAAAAGCGGAGATAAGATGATATTCGGTCTTCCGGGAAACCCGTTTGCAGTGCTGGTAATTTTTAGAACATTAATAGAAAAATATATAAACAGATTTTCTGAAAAAGATAAATTTATAACTGCGTTGTTTGATACCAATTATCATAAAGCAATGGGAAGAAGCGAGTTTCTTCCTGTAAAACTGGAAGAACGTGACAGTGAAACATATGCACTGCCTTTGAGGGTGAAATCTTCTTCGGTAGCTGTACTTGCCAAAGCTGACGGATTTATAATTATAGAAAAAGATAAAGAGGGTGTCAGCAGCGGGGAAAAAATAAAAGTTTATGAATTATAG
- a CDS encoding RidA family protein yields the protein MEKIVISTPNAPAAIGPYAQGIRLGDVVYTSGQLPIDPKTGELVSDDIKKATRQSLENVKAVLEAGGSSVGKIVKVLILLNDINDFAAMNEVYNEFFEGTEYPARSAFEVATLPKNALIEIEAVGHI from the coding sequence ATGGAAAAAATAGTGATAAGTACGCCAAATGCTCCTGCGGCAATTGGTCCATATGCACAGGGAATTAGATTAGGGGACGTAGTTTATACTTCGGGTCAGCTCCCTATTGATCCAAAAACAGGAGAACTTGTAAGTGATGATATAAAGAAAGCTACAAGACAAAGTCTTGAAAACGTAAAAGCTGTTTTGGAAGCAGGAGGAAGTTCTGTTGGTAAAATAGTAAAGGTGTTAATCCTGTTAAATGATATTAATGATTTTGCAGCAATGAATGAAGTATATAATGAATTCTTTGAAGGAACTGAGTATCCTGCAAGATCAGCTTTTGAAGTAGCAACACTGCCTAAAAATGCTCTTATAGAGATAGAAGCAGTAGGGCACATTTAA
- the xdh gene encoding selenium-dependent xanthine dehydrogenase, which yields MTYTFNINGKEYGTDNKKNLLDYLRDDLELTGTKNGCSEGACGTCTVILDGKAMRACVLTTERINGKSIITIEGLSEREREVYAYVFSKTGAVQCGFCIPGMVISSKVLLDKNTSPTLDEIKTALRGNICRCTGYIKIFDAVNLAAEIFRENKEVPKVHCKGLVGENLERVDAVEKTLGTGVYVDDIHMEGMLHGSCVRPEFPRILVKKIDIQKAKEYPGVAGVFTKQNLPELQNLGHLVKDWPALIGEGEETRYVGDALALVVAESEEILEEAKKLVTVEYEKLEPVRNPIEAMKEGAPKIHEKGNLLFHQDLYRGAPEEKIKNSKYVVTDHFSVPFTDHAFMEPECAIAMPDGEDKLLMYTASQNIYDEQREIAQMLGIEPDRIRIQSKLVGGGFGGKEDMSVQHHAALAAYMLKRPVKVKFSRQESILYHTKRHPMEMDFTVGCDENGIVQGLIATIISDTGAYASLGGPVLQRACTHAAGPYNFQDVSIQGSAYYTNNPPAGAYRGFGVTQSLFAMEACLNKLADMVGISHWEMRYRNAIKPGDILPNGQIADDSTAFVETLEAVKEEYDNAKYVGIGCGIKNSGLGVGIPDTGRCKASVENGKVHVRTAAACIGQGLATVMLQIAAQTLDIAPELIVMEAPDTARTPNSGTTTASRQTLVTGEAVRKVTQMVKDELDNGKTLADLEGQEFYAEYLAKTDPMGTDVPNPVSHVGYGYATQIVILDDNGMLKKVVAAHDVGTAINPINVEGQIEGGVVMSLGYALTEDYPLVDSIPKVKYGTLGLFRATQVPEIKAVIVKKDAHNPMAYGAKGVGEIASIPTAPAVQDAYYMFDKKFRTKLPLGETPYNKKKIEE from the coding sequence ATGACTTATACATTTAACATTAATGGAAAAGAATATGGTACTGATAATAAGAAAAATTTATTGGATTACCTAAGGGATGACTTAGAGTTAACAGGAACTAAAAATGGATGCAGCGAGGGTGCATGCGGTACCTGTACAGTAATACTGGACGGGAAAGCAATGAGAGCATGTGTGCTTACTACTGAAAGAATAAACGGAAAAAGTATTATAACTATAGAGGGATTAAGTGAAAGAGAAAGAGAAGTTTACGCTTATGTATTCAGTAAGACAGGAGCCGTACAGTGCGGCTTCTGTATACCGGGAATGGTAATAAGCAGTAAAGTTTTACTGGATAAGAACACAAGTCCCACTCTGGATGAAATAAAAACAGCTCTTAGAGGTAATATATGCAGATGTACCGGATATATCAAAATTTTTGATGCGGTAAATCTTGCAGCTGAAATATTCAGAGAAAATAAAGAAGTACCAAAAGTACACTGCAAAGGACTCGTTGGTGAAAACCTTGAAAGAGTGGATGCAGTGGAAAAGACACTTGGAACAGGTGTATATGTGGATGATATTCATATGGAGGGAATGCTTCACGGTTCATGTGTAAGACCTGAGTTTCCAAGAATTCTTGTGAAAAAAATAGATATACAAAAAGCAAAAGAATATCCCGGAGTAGCGGGTGTATTCACTAAACAGAATCTGCCTGAGCTTCAGAATCTCGGACACCTTGTAAAAGACTGGCCTGCACTTATAGGTGAAGGTGAGGAAACAAGATATGTAGGAGATGCTCTGGCATTGGTAGTAGCTGAATCGGAAGAGATTCTGGAAGAAGCTAAAAAGCTGGTAACAGTAGAATATGAAAAGCTGGAACCTGTTAGAAATCCTATTGAGGCAATGAAAGAAGGAGCGCCTAAGATACACGAAAAAGGCAACCTTTTATTCCATCAGGATTTATACAGAGGAGCACCTGAAGAAAAGATAAAAAATTCAAAATATGTAGTAACAGATCACTTTTCAGTTCCTTTTACAGACCATGCATTTATGGAGCCTGAGTGCGCAATAGCCATGCCTGACGGTGAAGATAAGCTTTTGATGTATACAGCGTCTCAGAATATCTATGATGAGCAGAGAGAAATAGCTCAGATGCTCGGTATAGAACCAGACCGTATAAGAATACAGAGTAAGCTTGTCGGCGGAGGTTTCGGAGGTAAAGAGGATATGTCAGTTCAGCACCATGCAGCTTTGGCAGCATACATGCTGAAAAGACCGGTAAAAGTAAAGTTTTCAAGACAGGAAAGTATACTGTACCATACAAAGCGTCACCCGATGGAAATGGACTTCACTGTAGGCTGTGATGAAAACGGTATAGTACAGGGCTTAATAGCCACTATAATATCAGATACAGGAGCTTATGCTTCATTAGGCGGACCGGTACTGCAAAGAGCATGTACACATGCTGCCGGACCGTATAACTTTCAGGATGTAAGTATTCAGGGAAGTGCGTATTATACGAATAATCCTCCGGCAGGGGCGTACAGAGGATTCGGGGTAACACAGTCATTATTTGCCATGGAAGCCTGCCTGAATAAACTCGCAGATATGGTAGGAATATCTCATTGGGAAATGAGATACAGAAATGCAATCAAACCGGGAGATATACTTCCGAATGGTCAGATTGCCGATGACAGTACAGCTTTTGTGGAAACTCTGGAAGCTGTAAAAGAAGAATATGATAATGCAAAATATGTAGGAATAGGGTGCGGAATCAAGAACAGCGGACTTGGTGTGGGAATTCCCGATACCGGAAGATGTAAAGCTTCTGTAGAAAACGGGAAAGTTCATGTAAGAACAGCAGCTGCATGTATAGGACAGGGGCTTGCCACTGTTATGCTGCAGATAGCTGCTCAGACACTTGATATCGCTCCGGAATTAATCGTAATGGAGGCTCCGGATACAGCCAGAACACCAAATTCAGGAACAACAACAGCTTCGAGACAGACACTTGTTACAGGAGAAGCTGTAAGAAAAGTAACACAAATGGTAAAAGACGAGCTGGATAATGGAAAAACACTTGCAGATCTTGAAGGTCAGGAATTTTATGCTGAATATCTGGCTAAAACAGATCCTATGGGAACAGATGTTCCTAATCCTGTGAGTCACGTAGGATATGGTTATGCTACACAGATAGTAATCCTTGATGATAACGGAATGCTTAAAAAGGTAGTTGCCGCACATGATGTGGGAACTGCTATAAATCCTATAAATGTAGAAGGACAAATAGAAGGCGGCGTGGTAATGTCGCTTGGATATGCCTTAACAGAGGATTATCCCCTTGTTGATTCTATACCAAAGGTAAAATACGGTACACTTGGGCTGTTCAGAGCTACACAGGTACCGGAAATAAAAGCCGTTATAGTAAAAAAGGATGCACATAATCCTATGGCATACGGTGCAAAAGGTGTGGGAGAAATAGCAAGTATACCTACAGCACCGGCAGTACAGGATGCATACTACATGTTTGATAAAAAATTCAGAACAAAACTTCCTTTAGGTGAAACTCCTTATAATAAGAAAAAAATAGAGGAATAA
- the ssnA gene encoding putative aminohydrolase SsnA, translating into MILIGNGRVFTRDENNPYIENGAVLIDGKVIKEIGKTEDLKAKYPDAEYKDAKGRLVMPGFINPHMHYYSTFARGMFLDNPPATMFSDVLKGLWWRLDRTLSLEDVYYSAAMPMIEQIKSGVTTVVDHHASAYAVEGSLFKIADAAREFGIRSNLCYEISDRDGEAIARAGIKENADFVKYTNEQKDDMLKGLFGFHASMTISDKTLDESLAAAAAVNAGFHVHCAEGIEDVADSLAKYNQRVIERWYKRGVLNEKSIAVHCIHLSSDEIDMLKESNVAVVHNPESNMGNAVGIAPILEMMKRGVLVGLGTDGYTADMTESYKVANIIHKHENKLPSVGWVEPPQMLFDNNKKIVNRFLEGTTGILKEGAYADVIIVDYKGPTPLNETNLNGHILFGVTGRNVDTTIINGRVVMDERRLVDIDEERIAAKSVELAQKLWNRI; encoded by the coding sequence ATGATTTTAATAGGTAACGGAAGAGTTTTTACACGTGACGAAAATAATCCGTATATTGAAAATGGTGCAGTTTTAATAGATGGAAAGGTTATTAAGGAAATCGGAAAAACTGAAGACCTGAAAGCTAAGTATCCTGATGCTGAGTATAAAGATGCAAAAGGACGTCTGGTAATGCCCGGATTTATAAATCCTCATATGCATTATTACAGCACATTTGCAAGAGGTATGTTCTTGGATAATCCTCCGGCAACTATGTTCAGTGATGTATTAAAAGGACTGTGGTGGAGACTTGACAGAACTCTGAGTCTGGAAGATGTATATTACAGTGCGGCTATGCCTATGATCGAGCAGATAAAAAGCGGTGTTACTACTGTAGTAGATCACCATGCCAGTGCATATGCAGTAGAAGGAAGCCTTTTCAAAATAGCTGATGCTGCACGTGAATTCGGGATCAGAAGTAACCTGTGTTATGAAATCTCTGACAGAGACGGGGAAGCTATAGCAAGAGCAGGAATTAAAGAGAATGCAGATTTTGTTAAATATACTAACGAGCAAAAAGATGATATGCTGAAAGGACTTTTTGGATTCCATGCTTCTATGACAATATCAGATAAAACTCTTGATGAAAGTCTTGCTGCCGCTGCTGCTGTTAATGCAGGATTCCATGTGCATTGTGCCGAGGGTATAGAAGATGTAGCTGACTCTCTTGCGAAGTATAACCAGAGAGTAATCGAAAGATGGTATAAAAGAGGAGTGCTGAACGAAAAGAGTATAGCAGTACACTGTATCCATCTGAGCAGTGATGAAATAGATATGTTAAAAGAAAGTAATGTAGCTGTAGTTCATAACCCTGAATCAAATATGGGAAATGCAGTAGGAATAGCTCCAATCTTAGAAATGATGAAAAGAGGAGTATTAGTAGGACTGGGAACTGACGGATATACTGCTGATATGACTGAATCATATAAAGTAGCAAATATTATTCATAAACATGAAAATAAACTTCCAAGCGTAGGATGGGTAGAACCGCCTCAAATGCTATTTGACAATAACAAAAAAATAGTAAACAGATTCCTTGAAGGAACAACCGGGATACTAAAAGAGGGAGCTTACGCTGATGTTATTATAGTAGATTACAAAGGACCTACACCTCTGAATGAAACTAATTTAAACGGACATATTCTGTTTGGCGTAACGGGACGTAATGTAGATACTACAATAATAAACGGACGTGTGGTTATGGACGAAAGAAGACTTGTAGATATTGATGAAGAAAGAATAGCTGCAAAAAGTGTGGAACTTGCACAGAAATTATGGAATCGTATATAG
- the ygfK gene encoding putative selenate reductase subunit YgfK, whose protein sequence is MSDLMRLIPFGTMVEWIFQEYEEQGTVFGVRKDKFYKNKSGTNIVMFGDKLSTPIGPAAGPNSQLAQNIVAAYLTGSRFVELKTVQQMDGEDLRKCVAKPCINAEDECYNVEWSTELTVPEAYNEYIKAWFALHVVGKELGISDKRDFAFNMSVGYDLDGIKSPKIDAFIEGLKDASTTEIWKECKEYLLNNLDKFQRLTKEDVENISSSVCPSICLSTLHGCPPAEIERIARYLLEEKKLHTFIKCNPTLLGYEFARGILDKMGYDYISFDDHHFKNDLQYGDAIAMLTRLIAFSKELGLEFGVKLTNTFPVRIARKELPGEEMYMSGRSLFPLTISLADKLSQEFKGLLPISFSGGADFFNIEEIIKTGIQPITIATTILKPGGYERTTQLAETIEPLLAGKFHGIDLESLKHLAESVTINKYHVKSARPVGSRKTKSILPLYDCAKAPCKDGGCPIEQQIPEYLKLVSEGNFEEAFKVIVNDNASPAVTGTICDHQCQHKCTRLDYDSPLEIRNAKKIAVLNAQDKYLANMKKANIVTKKKAVVIGAGPAGVAISFFLRRNGMDVTVLEKRDRPYGIVEYIIPEFRISSEMINRDYQLAVNAGVNFIYNVNENYDVEELKKEYDFVVVATGAWKEGIIPVKEGGENLRDALEFLEDAKKNDINISLGKKVAVLGGGDVAMDCSRTAKRAPGVESVSIVYRRTREFMPAEPEEKEQALGDGVIFQELLSPVSYDGKNLVCEVMELSDIDESGRRGIKGTGQMKTLEFDTVVSAVGARVDTELFEKNNLKLNDRGYVNINQFNESSSANVYIAGDCKSGTSTIVKAIADAKVIAKDILDKAGLTVDFERYNVVQKEEILYERKGILRANTKTKEDGARCLTCDQVCELCCDVCPNRANVMVRINNGPFNQKHQIVHLDGMCNECGNCGVFCPHTGNPYKDKITVFWTEEDFVDSTNKGFLPLGNDTFKVRKEDGSVISHTLGDGQISNEMNEVLNTILKDYSYYIMSL, encoded by the coding sequence ATGAGTGATTTAATGAGATTAATCCCGTTTGGTACAATGGTAGAATGGATTTTTCAGGAATATGAAGAACAGGGAACAGTTTTTGGAGTAAGAAAAGATAAATTTTATAAAAACAAAAGCGGAACAAACATAGTAATGTTCGGCGACAAGCTAAGCACTCCCATAGGACCCGCAGCAGGGCCGAATTCACAGCTTGCACAGAATATAGTAGCAGCATATCTGACTGGATCCCGTTTTGTGGAATTGAAAACAGTTCAGCAGATGGATGGTGAAGACCTGAGAAAGTGTGTGGCAAAACCTTGTATAAATGCCGAAGATGAATGTTATAACGTGGAATGGTCTACAGAGCTTACTGTTCCAGAAGCTTATAATGAATATATAAAAGCATGGTTTGCACTTCATGTGGTAGGAAAAGAGCTGGGAATCAGCGATAAAAGAGATTTTGCTTTCAATATGAGTGTGGGATATGACCTTGACGGTATAAAATCACCTAAAATTGATGCTTTTATAGAAGGTCTGAAAGACGCTTCTACTACAGAAATATGGAAAGAATGTAAAGAATATTTATTAAATAATCTAGATAAATTTCAAAGACTTACAAAAGAAGATGTAGAGAATATTTCATCAAGCGTTTGTCCTTCAATATGTTTATCAACATTACACGGATGTCCGCCTGCTGAAATAGAAAGAATAGCAAGATATCTTCTGGAAGAGAAGAAACTGCATACTTTCATAAAGTGTAACCCTACACTTCTGGGATATGAATTCGCAAGAGGGATTCTGGATAAAATGGGATATGACTATATTTCATTTGATGACCACCATTTCAAAAATGACCTGCAGTACGGAGATGCTATAGCAATGCTTACTCGTCTTATTGCATTCTCAAAAGAACTTGGTCTTGAATTCGGTGTTAAGCTGACTAATACATTCCCTGTAAGAATAGCAAGAAAAGAGCTTCCGGGAGAAGAAATGTACATGTCAGGGAGATCATTATTTCCGCTTACTATAAGTCTGGCTGATAAATTATCACAGGAATTCAAAGGGCTTCTTCCTATATCATTCTCTGGAGGAGCAGATTTCTTCAATATAGAAGAGATTATAAAAACAGGAATACAGCCTATAACTATAGCGACTACTATTCTAAAGCCGGGTGGATATGAAAGAACTACGCAGCTTGCAGAAACAATAGAGCCGTTACTTGCAGGAAAATTCCACGGTATAGACCTTGAAAGCCTGAAACATCTTGCAGAAAGTGTGACTATAAATAAATATCATGTAAAAAGTGCAAGACCTGTAGGGTCAAGAAAAACAAAATCAATTCTTCCGTTATACGACTGTGCAAAAGCACCTTGTAAAGACGGAGGATGTCCTATAGAACAGCAGATACCCGAGTATTTAAAGCTGGTAAGCGAAGGGAACTTTGAAGAGGCGTTTAAAGTAATAGTAAATGATAATGCATCACCTGCTGTTACAGGTACAATATGTGACCATCAGTGTCAGCATAAATGTACAAGACTTGACTATGATTCTCCGCTTGAAATAAGAAATGCCAAAAAGATAGCAGTTTTAAATGCACAGGATAAGTATCTGGCAAATATGAAAAAAGCAAATATAGTAACTAAGAAAAAAGCAGTGGTAATAGGGGCAGGGCCGGCAGGAGTGGCTATTTCATTCTTTTTAAGAAGAAACGGAATGGATGTTACTGTATTGGAAAAAAGAGACCGCCCTTATGGAATTGTGGAATATATAATACCTGAATTCAGAATTTCATCAGAAATGATAAACAGAGATTATCAGCTTGCAGTAAATGCAGGAGTAAACTTTATTTATAATGTAAATGAAAATTATGATGTAGAAGAACTGAAAAAGGAATATGACTTTGTAGTAGTGGCTACAGGTGCTTGGAAAGAAGGAATAATTCCTGTAAAAGAAGGCGGAGAAAATCTGCGTGATGCACTTGAATTCCTTGAAGATGCCAAAAAGAACGATATCAACATATCTTTAGGTAAAAAAGTAGCTGTACTCGGCGGCGGAGACGTAGCAATGGATTGTTCAAGAACAGCCAAGAGAGCTCCGGGAGTAGAAAGCGTATCTATAGTATACAGAAGAACAAGAGAATTTATGCCGGCAGAACCTGAAGAAAAAGAACAGGCTCTGGGTGACGGTGTAATATTCCAGGAATTATTATCACCAGTGTCTTATGACGGCAAAAATCTTGTATGTGAAGTTATGGAACTATCAGATATAGATGAGTCTGGAAGAAGAGGAATAAAAGGTACAGGACAGATGAAAACGCTGGAATTTGATACAGTGGTAAGTGCTGTAGGTGCCAGAGTAGATACCGAATTATTTGAAAAAAATAATTTGAAATTAAATGACAGAGGTTATGTAAATATTAACCAGTTCAATGAATCAAGCTCTGCTAATGTTTATATAGCAGGAGACTGTAAATCAGGTACATCTACAATAGTAAAAGCTATAGCGGATGCTAAGGTAATAGCGAAGGATATTCTGGATAAAGCAGGATTAACAGTTGATTTTGAAAGATATAATGTAGTTCAGAAAGAAGAAATATTATATGAAAGAAAAGGAATACTAAGAGCAAATACAAAAACTAAAGAAGACGGTGCACGTTGTCTGACTTGTGACCAGGTATGCGAACTTTGCTGTGATGTATGTCCTAACAGAGCAAATGTAATGGTAAGAATAAATAACGGGCCGTTTAACCAGAAACATCAGATAGTTCACTTAGACGGAATGTGTAACGAATGCGGAAACTGTGGTGTTTTCTGTCCTCATACAGGAAATCCTTATAAAGACAAAATAACTGTATTCTGGACAGAAGAGGATTTCGTAGACAGCACTAATAAAGGATTCCTTCCGCTTGGAAATGATACATTCAAAGTAAGAAAAGAAGACGGAAGTGTAATAAGCCATACATTAGGTGACGGTCAGATTTCTAATGAAATGAATGAAGTGCTAAATACAATACTAAAAGACTACTCATATTATATAATGAGTTTATAG
- a CDS encoding nucleobase:cation symporter-2 family protein has product MDNEKTMDNSFDQAKVKTVNYEAENTIAPVDEKLPLGKTLAFALQHVLAMCAGAVAVPLIVGNAAGLSQSEILFLINADLLIAGIATLTQSLGIGKFIGGKIPMIEGTSFASVNAMVAIAGTYKGDPYTALTTIFGAVLIAGLFVFLVAPFFGKFLKFFPEVVTGTVVTIIGVSLLPVAIRWSAGNNPQLPNFASMANVFLALGTLILILLLNKFLKGNLGNLAILFGLLTGTLAAYAFGMVDFTLVKEAKMLGFVTPFHFGLPRFEITAIISLLLVMLVTMTEATGNIIAVHKISGRKLDDKNLTRSLRTDGFATMIASVFNTFPYTAFSQNIGLLSLTGIKSRYVVAVSGVMLVMLGLLPKMAGVIASVPYPVLGGAGFVLFGMVAANGIKSLSKVKFDGTKNGMIVAVSIGLALIPVAVPGFYDNFPEWVGTLFHSGITTGSLSAILLNLLFNGVGEKKEEQ; this is encoded by the coding sequence ATGGATAACGAAAAAACAATGGATAATTCATTTGATCAAGCAAAAGTCAAGACTGTAAATTATGAGGCTGAAAACACAATAGCGCCTGTGGATGAAAAACTTCCGTTAGGAAAGACACTGGCATTTGCACTGCAACATGTACTTGCGATGTGTGCCGGAGCAGTGGCAGTACCATTAATAGTGGGAAATGCAGCCGGACTTTCACAAAGCGAGATTTTATTTCTTATAAATGCAGATTTATTAATAGCTGGTATAGCTACTCTTACACAATCCCTCGGTATAGGTAAATTCATCGGAGGGAAGATACCAATGATAGAAGGAACAAGTTTCGCATCTGTAAATGCTATGGTAGCGATTGCGGGAACATATAAGGGAGATCCTTATACGGCACTTACCACGATTTTCGGTGCTGTTCTTATAGCCGGACTGTTTGTATTTCTGGTAGCTCCTTTTTTCGGGAAATTTCTGAAATTCTTTCCTGAAGTAGTAACAGGAACAGTAGTTACAATAATAGGAGTGTCTTTACTACCGGTGGCTATTAGATGGTCAGCAGGGAATAACCCGCAGCTTCCTAATTTTGCCAGCATGGCAAATGTTTTTCTGGCTTTGGGGACATTGATTTTAATACTGCTTCTAAATAAGTTCTTAAAGGGGAATCTGGGTAACCTTGCCATACTTTTTGGTTTATTAACGGGAACATTGGCAGCCTATGCATTTGGAATGGTAGATTTTACTCTGGTAAAAGAAGCAAAAATGCTGGGATTTGTAACACCTTTTCATTTCGGGCTTCCCCGTTTTGAAATTACTGCTATTATTTCTCTGCTTCTGGTAATGCTGGTAACTATGACCGAAGCAACGGGAAACATTATAGCTGTTCATAAAATAAGCGGAAGAAAACTGGATGATAAAAATTTGACAAGATCATTGAGAACTGATGGTTTTGCTACAATGATAGCTTCTGTTTTTAATACATTTCCGTATACTGCCTTTTCACAAAATATAGGATTATTAAGTCTTACAGGTATAAAAAGCCGTTACGTAGTAGCAGTTTCAGGGGTTATGCTTGTTATGTTAGGTCTTTTGCCTAAGATGGCGGGAGTAATAGCTTCTGTACCGTATCCTGTACTAGGCGGAGCAGGATTTGTACTATTTGGAATGGTAGCTGCAAATGGAATAAAATCTTTGTCTAAAGTAAAATTCGACGGAACAAAAAACGGGATGATAGTAGCCGTGAGTATAGGACTGGCTTTGATTCCTGTAGCAGTACCGGGATTTTACGATAATTTCCCTGAATGGGTAGGGACACTTTTCCACAGCGGAATAACAACAGGAAGTTTAAGTGCAATATTGCTGAATCTTTTGTTTAACGGAGTAGGAGAGAAAAAAGAAGAGCAATAG